Within Gammaproteobacteria bacterium, the genomic segment CGTCCCGTCAGGTAATAGACGATCAACCCCACCCATTCATGCAGAATCTCATCAAGCCGAAACGAAGTCTTGGCAAAGTCTAACGACGGTGGCCACTCATCATTACGACCACTGAAGAAGGCTACCGGATAGGGTAAAACCCGCCAACCCTGTTGACGAAAGACACCTACTGCCCGCGCCATGTGTACTGCGGAGGTAATCAGAATCCAGGTCTCACCATCTTTGGGATGTACACTGGCACGACTAAACTGGGCATTTTCGTAGGTATTGCGTGATTGCCCTTCGAACAAGACTCTTTCGGGAGGAATGCCCAGGCGCGAGAAAATCTCACGCGCTACCGGTGCCTCGGGAAGATCAGCCTCCAGTATGCTCCCCGAACCACCAGAGAAAACTAATCGCGCATCGGGATAACGGCGTGCCAAATGGACAAACTCGGTCGCACGATTGGCCGCATGGTTAAGTTTGGGTTGCCCCCAGACACTGGTGACCGAAGGCTCGGTCATACCACCGAGGACAATAATGCCATCCACCCGTGCAGGGAGCGAAGGAATCGGAAATCGTCGCTCCAACGGTTGACCCAACCAAACATCCACCGGCAACAATACAAGCCCTACCAGAATCACGGTCATAAAGACTGTGATCTTTTTCCCCCAATGTCTCCCACGCGGACCGCCCCAGTGCTGCAAACCAACCCCAACAACCAATGCCAGCACCACAAAATTTCCATGCGCGATAACGGCGATAAATAACTTGGACAGCACAAAGAACATAAGCTCTGATTCCAGGATAGGTAAGCGTTCCTCTCGTAATTACTCAATCCCTTCCCCTCCCCCCTCGCTGGGGAGAGAAAACGATTACCAACGCAATCTCAGCGATTGATTCACTAATGACCTTCTACGTAATCCTTAAAACCATCAAGCACGGCGCGCACCTGGGGGGTATGGCAATATTTCTGCCCT encodes:
- a CDS encoding DUF218 domain-containing protein, with the translated sequence MFFVLSKLFIAVIAHGNFVVLALVVGVGLQHWGGPRGRHWGKKITVFMTVILVGLVLLPVDVWLGQPLERRFPIPSLPARVDGIIVLGGMTEPSVTSVWGQPKLNHAANRATEFVHLARRYPDARLVFSGGSGSILEADLPEAPVAREIFSRLGIPPERVLFEGQSRNTYENAQFSRASVHPKDGETWILITSAVHMARAVGVFRQQGWRVLPYPVAFFSGRNDEWPPSLDFAKTSFRLDEILHEWVGLIVYYLTGRISDLFPGPESEG